AGACGGGAAACTGAGAATCGCCGGTTCCTCGGAGACCCTTTCCTGGGACTCCAAAGCCACATACATGCGGAACTGCCGTTGCAGATAATTGCGATCCTGCGGCCGCAGAGCAAAGCTACCCTTCTGCATCATCACCGCGCTCAGATCTTCTGAATTCAGATTCGCCAAACCCCGGGCGAGTTCATCCAGAACGTGCGGTTCGCTCGGCCGAAGGCTCAGACACTTTCGAAAGCAGCGTACCGCTTCCTTGGGCCGATGGAGTTGCAGGGCGGCTCGTCCTAACGCGGACCAGAGCTTGGCCGCGGACGGATCCATCGCAATGGCCAGATTCAAATGGTTCCAGGCTCGTTTGGGTTGAGCTTCGCCGTCGGCCAGAATCGCCTGGCCCATGCGATAGTGCAGGTCGGGGCAGGTCGGTTCCAGTATCAGAGCGGCCGCCAGACAGCGACGGGCCGATTTCAATTCTTTTTGTTCGGTATGGATTTCCGCCAGCAGACGATAGCCAGCCACCCGACTGGCGGCCGATACTTCCGGCAGAGAAATGAAATGTTCCAGACACCGGCGGGCATCTCGAGTCTGGCCGGAATTCGCCAGACGCTCCGCGCGGTTCAATAGTTCGTCGGAGAACGAAAGAGATTCGTCCATAGTTGCGGCCTCCCTGCACATACCGGCCCGCCAATCCTTGGCAGCCTTGAACCTATCCTATACCTCTCGTCAACCTTTCTACAAGATCATCGGAAATAAGTTCAAAAGAATGTGTCAAAAAGACAAAAAACGATTTTCGCAATTTGCCCAGCTTCACCGACCGTCACAAACCGGGCCCAGCTTTCCGAGGTCGCATGCTGCAACCCTCCCAGCTTGTTGTCAGCATTTCAAACCCTAAGACTCCTAAGCTTTCCCTCAAGAAGTTCTTCCCGGATTGCCGAATTTTCCATAGGGGATGTACCGCTTCCAGGATGGAAGGTTGCCGATGTTCGTTACGCATTTTGGGCTGCGCCGTCGACCTTTCCGGACCACGCCGGATACCGATAGCTATTACCCGGCTACAACGCACGAAGTGGCACTCAACGATCTCGATCGGGCCATTCGCGAACAGGAACCGATCTGCCTGCTGCGCGGCCAGACGGGTATGGGCAAAACTTTACTCGCTCGACGACTCCTGGAACAGCAAGAAGACGAAAAGCTGCGCCGATTGCTTATCGCCAATTCGGTATTCACCGGCCGCAAGGATCTCCTTCAGACGATTCTGTTCGAACTCGGCCTGCCTTACCAGAACCTGAGCGAACAGGAAGCCCGCCTGAGCGTGACCGACGATTGTCTGAAGCATTTTCAAAAAGGTGGTCGGACGTTGATGGTGATCGATGAAGCCCATCACCTCAATACCGAATGCCTCGAAGAACTTCGACTCCTCGGGAATCTCGCGGCCAATCGCGGCGTGGCCCTGCAGATTCTGCTCGTCGCTTTACCGAGCGTCTGGAAGCGGATCGATCAGAACGGCATGGAATCCCTGCTGCAGCGATTGTCGGTTCGACCGGAGCTGCAGCCTCTGGATGAATCGGAATCGGTCGATTACATCGTGCACCAACTTCGCTGGGCGGGTGCGAAGAATCCCGATGCGCTGTTCGATGGCGAAACTCTGAATCTTTTTGCTCGGCAGGCCAGCGGCATCCCTCGCCTCCTGAGCCAGATGGCCGGTACCGCCCTGGAACTGGCCGCCGAGAACGGTCTCGACCATGTCGATTACGAAGCGGCCACCGAAGCACTGGCACTTCTGGGTCTGGACATTGAAGATCTGGCAAACCAGCCGGTGGCGCAGCCCGATACCTTGAAGCTCCATCAGGAACCGGAAGTCGCGGTTGAACCCGAAGCGCCGGCCGAAAAACCCATCGCGCCGCGCCGGCCGACCATCGTCGCCTTCGAAGAGACCGAAGACCCCGTGGAATCGGTGCCTTACCCGGCGGAGATGGGTGACTTACGCCACAATGGCAAGCGGGTAGTTTTTCCGCCCATCGTTATCACCGACACCTTTCCGCCCAAATACATCTACGACGGTGATGAATGGGTCAAGGACCCCGCCGCCCGTAGTGCCAGCTAAAGAACTTATCCCCCGAGTCGAAAATGAGTCGAACCTTTTTCGCTATCACCGATATGTCGCACGAACCAGCGACCGCTGAGGAGGCGATCGCTCCGATCGAGCCTATCAAGCTGCCCTTGCCCGCGAAAAGGGTTCCTCCGAAGGCGGTGGTGACTCCCGCTCCCAAGCCGATGCCTAAACCGAAACCGGAAGTCGTACCTCCAGTCGATCCCGATGATATGATCATCGACGATGGTTCGGTGCCGTTCATCGAAGTGGGCGGTCCACGCCCGGCTAGCTCGATACCGATCGTTCGCAAAATCGTCGCGCCCCAACCCCAACCTTCCCCCAGCGTGGTTGCGGAACCGGCGGCCAAAACCTACGAATACTCCCATAAACCGGTCAAATTGCTGAATGTTTCGTTCCAGCCGATGCCCGATCCAAAACTCTACAGCCCGGGCGGCACTCCGATCGCTTCCGATCTGGTCACTTTCCATCAGCCCGCTCACCCCGTGAGCATGCAGTATCGCCAACTGCAGAATCAAATCGCTTCGCAGCTTCCCAAAGTGGATCGCGCGATGATTCTGCTGACATCCGTGCGCGGCGGTTCCGGGGCTTCGACGGCGGCTTTGAACATCGCCATCAGTCGAACGTACGAACATAAAGGTCGCGTACTGCTACTCGATGCTAATCCCGGTCAGCCGACGTTGGCGAGCCGGATCGGCTGCGCCGACCAGCCAGGCCTGAGCGAGATTCTGATTTCGGAAACGCCGTTGGGGTTATCGATTCAGCCGACGGAGATGCCGAATTTGCATCTGCTGGCCTGGGGCCGGTCCGAAAAGCATCTCACCGATGCGCACTGGGCGAAACTTCCCACGATTGTCAGTCGCTTGATGCAGCGATTCGAATGGATCATTGTGGATGGGCCACATCGGCTGGAAAGCCTGAAGCGCTGGATTGCCTTAAGCGACGGGATCTACATGGTGGTCCGCCAAGACGAATGGGATAGCCCCCATGTAGACCAGGCCCACGATGCGATTCGCAACAGCGGCGGCAAGCTCCGCGGTTGCCTGATGACGGCTGCTTAAATTTTAGTTGATAAATACTACAGAAATTTATTTTCGAACGTTGGAGCCGCCTCCTCTGACGAGTTTCAGGGCATTTTCCTTGGTTTTTCAGACAATACCAATAAATTCTATTTTAAATTTTGCGCGAAGTTAATATAAAAAATCCTTAAGCATTTCTGCTCCTTGAGGATTATTTATGCGCTCTCCCCGCTCTCCGAAGGCATTTACGTTAATTGAGTTACTGGTGGTCATCGCGATAATCGCGATTCTCATTGGCTTGTTGCTCCCCGCCGTCCAAAAAGTACGGGAGGCAGCCGCCCGTATGAAATGCTCGAACAATCTGAAACAATACGGATTGGCGATGCATAATTTTCACGATGCTCAGGGCTCCCTGCCTCCGGCCTCGTTCACCACTCCGGTCCGGACGAGCTGGCTTCCCTACATTTGGCCGTATCTGGAAATGGGAAATGTGGCGGCCAAGTACGATTTCACGCAACCGTTTTACGCGTCGCCAAATACGATCGTCAGCACACTGAATGGACCGTATGCCGCCACCTCGCCGGTTTATTATTGCCCGAGCGATCGTGGGTCGGCCTGTTATGCCCAGGGGGATATCTATTGGCGGGCGCGAGGCAACTACGTGGTCAACTGGGGACCGATCCGCCAGCCGAGTCCTACCCCGGTGCCCTCTTTCAGCGCTCCGTTCGGCTACACCGATCACGTTAGCCGATCCCAGCCGCTGAAGACGAAATTCACCAGCATTACCGATGGACTATCCAACACGCTACTGATGTCCGAACAGATCATTCATACCGTGGATAACCAAGCCGATTGGCGGGGGGACTTCCTGAATGATGATGAACAGACCGGTAAATTCATGACGATCAACTTGCCGAATGGCGGGATCGATGAGGTGAAATCCTCGGCCTATTGCTTCAATCAGCCGGCACAGGGTCTGCCCTGTACCTCGTCCGCCAATGGTCAGGTGGCGGCTCGAAGTCGTCACACGGGTGGGGTGAATGTCGTGCTGTGCGATGGTTCTGTGCAGTTCATCCGGAATTCCATCGATCTGCAGGTATGGCAGGGCATGAGTACCATGAACGGTGGCGAAATCGTATCTCCCAATTGATCCTTTCGATAAAAATTATCGCCCAATATTTCCTTCTCGAACCCAACTCCCCGGAAGTGCGCCGATATGAAGTTTTTGACAGGATATTCTTTCGCGTTTCTCGCTTTAGCGACTCTCGCGTGCGGTTGTTCGAACGAGCCTGGAACGCTGGAAGTCAAAGGAAAAGTGACTCTCGACTCTCAGGCTATTCCGGAAGGTCGCATCCGATTCTCGCCGACGGACGGTGGTAAGGCTCCGGCCGAGGGTCTTATCAACTACGGAAGCTATTCGTTCCGCGTTCTGCCAGGAAAGTACAAGGTGGAAATTACCAGTCCGAAA
The genomic region above belongs to Telmatocola sphagniphila and contains:
- a CDS encoding DUF1559 domain-containing protein is translated as MRSPRSPKAFTLIELLVVIAIIAILIGLLLPAVQKVREAAARMKCSNNLKQYGLAMHNFHDAQGSLPPASFTTPVRTSWLPYIWPYLEMGNVAAKYDFTQPFYASPNTIVSTLNGPYAATSPVYYCPSDRGSACYAQGDIYWRARGNYVVNWGPIRQPSPTPVPSFSAPFGYTDHVSRSQPLKTKFTSITDGLSNTLLMSEQIIHTVDNQADWRGDFLNDDEQTGKFMTINLPNGGIDEVKSSAYCFNQPAQGLPCTSSANGQVAARSRHTGGVNVVLCDGSVQFIRNSIDLQVWQGMSTMNGGEIVSPN
- a CDS encoding tetratricopeptide repeat protein yields the protein MDESLSFSDELLNRAERLANSGQTRDARRCLEHFISLPEVSAASRVAGYRLLAEIHTEQKELKSARRCLAAALILEPTCPDLHYRMGQAILADGEAQPKRAWNHLNLAIAMDPSAAKLWSALGRAALQLHRPKEAVRCFRKCLSLRPSEPHVLDELARGLANLNSEDLSAVMMQKGSFALRPQDRNYLQRQFRMYVALESQERVSEEPAILSFPSAGKLRKVSEAGAIIRIDRASSPAPRLLAFNVNNADK
- a CDS encoding cellulose synthase operon protein YhjQ/BcsQ, which produces MSRTFFAITDMSHEPATAEEAIAPIEPIKLPLPAKRVPPKAVVTPAPKPMPKPKPEVVPPVDPDDMIIDDGSVPFIEVGGPRPASSIPIVRKIVAPQPQPSPSVVAEPAAKTYEYSHKPVKLLNVSFQPMPDPKLYSPGGTPIASDLVTFHQPAHPVSMQYRQLQNQIASQLPKVDRAMILLTSVRGGSGASTAALNIAISRTYEHKGRVLLLDANPGQPTLASRIGCADQPGLSEILISETPLGLSIQPTEMPNLHLLAWGRSEKHLTDAHWAKLPTIVSRLMQRFEWIIVDGPHRLESLKRWIALSDGIYMVVRQDEWDSPHVDQAHDAIRNSGGKLRGCLMTAA
- a CDS encoding ExeA family protein produces the protein MFVTHFGLRRRPFRTTPDTDSYYPATTHEVALNDLDRAIREQEPICLLRGQTGMGKTLLARRLLEQQEDEKLRRLLIANSVFTGRKDLLQTILFELGLPYQNLSEQEARLSVTDDCLKHFQKGGRTLMVIDEAHHLNTECLEELRLLGNLAANRGVALQILLVALPSVWKRIDQNGMESLLQRLSVRPELQPLDESESVDYIVHQLRWAGAKNPDALFDGETLNLFARQASGIPRLLSQMAGTALELAAENGLDHVDYEAATEALALLGLDIEDLANQPVAQPDTLKLHQEPEVAVEPEAPAEKPIAPRRPTIVAFEETEDPVESVPYPAEMGDLRHNGKRVVFPPIVITDTFPPKYIYDGDEWVKDPAARSAS